One region of Bacterioplanoides sp. SCSIO 12839 genomic DNA includes:
- the uvrD gene encoding DNA helicase II, with translation MDISLLLDNLNDGQRNAVAASSKHQLVLAGAGSGKTRVLVQRIAWLLNVENVSPFAVMAVTFTNKAAKEMRGRLEELLNVPSNGLWVGTFHGLAHRLLKQHWREAKLPQHFQILDSDDQLRLIKRLMKAHNIDDSRYPPKQIQWFINGQKDEGRRAAHVIPSADPFQETLRTVYSIYEENCQQNGLVDFGEILLRAHELWLHNPELLEHYQQRFRNILVDEFQDTNNIQYAWIRLLAGDRVSVMAVGDDDQSIYGWRGANIDNIRNFQQDFPGAELIKLEQNYRSTANILAAANAVITNNQGRLGKNLMTEGAEGEPIRLYSAFNEQDEARYIADLVDEWSRDGRQRTEMAVLYRSNAQSRTLEEAFLRSGIPYRIYGGQRFYERLEIKNALSYLRLLLNRQDDAAMERVINVPARAIGEKTVEILRSHARDQGCSLWQAANEAVSLGLLPKRAGTAVQNFVDLLDEMSVGIEELKLHEIVDQVITQSGLIEHHKKEKGEKGQARLDNLEELINAARQFETGDYLPSDETDADGEEPTSQLDLAVFLDNAALDAGEGQADEYEDAVQLMTLHSAKGLEFPQVVLAGMEEGLFPHKMSMDEAEGLEEERRLAYVGITRAMEQLILTHAESRRLHGQENFSTPSRFIREIPQELIQEVRLKNSVSRPLTAKRQGGFNTPAQPDFIKQEQSASVPYDLGNRVYHEMFGEGTVLQFEGQGPGLRVQVFFDDAGQKWLVANFAKLEKV, from the coding sequence ATGGATATTTCACTTTTGCTCGATAACTTAAACGATGGTCAGCGCAATGCGGTGGCTGCCTCTTCCAAACATCAGCTGGTATTGGCCGGCGCGGGTTCGGGGAAAACCCGGGTGCTGGTGCAGCGTATTGCCTGGCTGTTAAATGTGGAGAACGTATCGCCGTTTGCGGTGATGGCGGTGACATTTACCAACAAGGCGGCGAAAGAAATGCGCGGCCGTCTGGAAGAGCTGTTAAATGTGCCTTCCAATGGTTTATGGGTGGGTACTTTCCACGGCCTGGCACATCGCTTGTTGAAGCAACACTGGCGTGAAGCCAAACTGCCGCAACATTTTCAGATTCTCGACAGTGACGATCAGCTGCGGTTAATCAAACGCCTGATGAAAGCGCACAACATCGACGACAGCCGTTATCCGCCAAAACAAATTCAGTGGTTTATTAACGGCCAGAAAGATGAAGGCCGTCGTGCGGCGCATGTGATTCCATCGGCTGATCCGTTTCAGGAAACCTTGCGCACGGTGTATTCCATCTACGAAGAAAACTGCCAGCAAAATGGTCTGGTGGATTTTGGTGAAATTCTGCTGCGTGCTCATGAATTATGGTTGCACAACCCGGAACTGCTGGAACATTATCAGCAACGCTTCCGCAACATTTTGGTCGACGAATTTCAGGACACCAACAATATCCAATACGCTTGGATTCGGCTGTTAGCCGGTGATCGGGTTTCGGTGATGGCGGTAGGTGATGACGATCAGTCTATTTACGGCTGGCGCGGCGCCAATATCGATAATATCCGTAACTTCCAGCAAGACTTCCCGGGCGCTGAGCTGATTAAGCTGGAGCAGAATTATCGTTCTACGGCTAATATCCTGGCCGCCGCCAACGCCGTGATTACCAATAACCAGGGGCGTTTAGGTAAAAACCTGATGACGGAAGGTGCTGAAGGCGAACCGATTCGTTTATACAGCGCCTTTAATGAGCAGGACGAAGCCCGTTATATTGCCGATTTGGTGGATGAGTGGTCACGTGATGGCCGCCAGCGTACCGAGATGGCGGTGTTGTATCGTTCCAATGCTCAGTCGCGCACCCTCGAAGAAGCGTTTTTGCGCTCAGGCATTCCTTACCGCATTTATGGTGGCCAGCGTTTTTATGAGCGCCTGGAAATTAAAAATGCCTTGTCGTATTTGCGCCTGTTATTAAATCGACAGGACGATGCGGCGATGGAGCGAGTCATTAATGTTCCGGCGCGGGCGATTGGCGAAAAAACCGTGGAAATTTTGCGCAGCCATGCCCGAGATCAGGGTTGTTCGTTATGGCAGGCCGCTAATGAAGCGGTGTCGTTAGGTTTATTACCGAAACGTGCCGGAACTGCCGTGCAGAACTTTGTCGATTTACTCGATGAAATGAGTGTTGGCATCGAAGAATTAAAATTACACGAAATTGTTGATCAGGTTATTACCCAAAGCGGTTTGATCGAACACCATAAAAAAGAGAAAGGTGAAAAAGGTCAGGCGCGCCTCGATAACCTGGAAGAGTTAATTAACGCCGCGCGTCAGTTTGAAACCGGCGATTATCTGCCATCCGATGAAACAGATGCTGATGGTGAAGAACCGACCAGCCAGTTAGATCTGGCGGTCTTCCTCGATAACGCTGCGTTGGATGCGGGTGAAGGTCAGGCGGATGAATACGAAGACGCGGTGCAATTAATGACGCTGCACTCGGCCAAAGGTCTGGAGTTCCCGCAAGTAGTATTGGCGGGCATGGAAGAAGGTTTATTCCCGCATAAAATGTCGATGGATGAAGCGGAAGGCCTGGAAGAAGAGCGTCGTCTGGCTTACGTTGGTATCACCCGGGCAATGGAGCAGTTAATTCTGACTCATGCCGAAAGCCGTCGTTTGCATGGTCAGGAAAATTTCAGTACGCCGTCGCGTTTTATTCGGGAAATTCCGCAGGAACTGATTCAGGAAGTTCGTCTGAAAAACAGTGTCAGTCGACCGCTGACGGCAAAACGCCAAGGTGGGTTTAATACACCGGCGCAACCAGATTTTATTAAACAAGAGCAGAGTGCCTCGGTACCGTACGATCTGGGTAACCGTGTTTACCATGAGATGTTTGGTGAAGGCACGGTGCTGCAGTTTGAAGGTCAGGGCCCGGGACTGCGGGTGCAGGTGTTTTTTGATGACGCCGGTCAGAAGTGGCTAGTGGCTAATTTTGCCAAGCTTGAAAAGGTTTGA
- a CDS encoding TRAP transporter substrate-binding protein yields the protein MKIKTLVKSFGLGAIAAAALLIAGCNKEAQTEGAQSSAAAQQQQTFKWKLVTSWPKNFPGLGTAPERFASMVNDMSGGRLTIKVYGAGELVPALQVFDAVSQGTAEMGHSGAYYWKGKTPASQFFTSVPFGLTAQEMHGWIQYGGGQQLWEEVYAPFNILPMAGGNTGVQMGGWFNKEINSVDDLKGLKMRIPGIGGEVLKRAGGTPVTLPGGEIFTSLQTGAIDATEWVGPYNDLAFGLYKVAKHYYYPGWHEPGSMMEFTINKPAFEELPKDLQAIVRVAAQAINQDMLNEYTTRNHAALVELKEKHGVDVRPFPQDVLNKLKVLSDEVVAEVATSDELTNKVYESFKNYRDQVKAYHAVSEQAYINARD from the coding sequence GTGAAAATTAAAACCCTTGTTAAATCATTTGGCCTTGGGGCAATTGCAGCGGCAGCATTATTAATCGCCGGTTGTAATAAAGAAGCTCAAACCGAAGGTGCGCAATCATCAGCAGCTGCCCAACAGCAACAAACGTTTAAATGGAAGTTAGTCACTTCCTGGCCAAAAAACTTCCCGGGGTTAGGCACAGCTCCAGAGCGTTTTGCCAGTATGGTAAACGACATGTCCGGTGGCCGTTTAACCATTAAGGTTTATGGTGCGGGCGAACTGGTTCCTGCGTTACAGGTATTTGATGCAGTATCCCAAGGCACTGCAGAGATGGGTCATAGTGGTGCGTATTACTGGAAAGGTAAAACTCCAGCCTCACAATTTTTCACCTCGGTTCCGTTTGGTTTAACTGCACAGGAAATGCATGGCTGGATTCAATACGGTGGCGGACAACAATTGTGGGAAGAAGTGTACGCGCCTTTTAATATCTTACCGATGGCGGGTGGTAACACTGGCGTACAAATGGGTGGCTGGTTTAACAAAGAAATTAACAGCGTTGACGACCTTAAAGGTCTGAAAATGCGTATTCCTGGTATTGGTGGTGAGGTGCTGAAACGTGCCGGTGGTACTCCAGTGACGCTGCCGGGCGGTGAGATTTTCACATCACTGCAAACCGGTGCCATCGATGCCACCGAATGGGTTGGCCCTTACAATGATCTGGCATTTGGCTTGTATAAAGTGGCGAAACACTACTACTACCCGGGCTGGCATGAGCCAGGTTCTATGATGGAATTCACCATTAATAAGCCGGCGTTCGAAGAACTGCCAAAAGATCTGCAGGCCATCGTGCGTGTTGCGGCACAAGCCATTAACCAGGATATGCTGAACGAATACACCACTCGTAACCATGCGGCGCTGGTGGAATTAAAAGAAAAGCACGGTGTTGATGTTCGCCCATTCCCACAGGATGTATTGAATAAACTGAAAGTGTTGTCAGATGAAGTGGTGGCCGAAGTTGCTACCAGTGACGAGCTGACCAACAAAGTATATGAGTCGTTTAAGAACTACCGTGATCAGGTGAAGGCGTATCATGCTGTGAGTGAGCAAGCGTATATT